GAGAGCCCACAAAATTGTGCCAAATCTTGGTTATGTTATCTCCCTTGCCAATGTACGCAGCTACAAGCATATATTTTGATTGTATTTTTTATGGAAAAAAAATGGTTGGTCTTTTTTTATAATGCGAACTGCTATATTATATCTTACATcatttttaaaatacaatattAGGATTATAGTTTATGtggtgaataaaaaaataattttttataattaacgcTGCGAAAGAAGAACGATCTTCTTTGATGTGAAAGGCACAATCCGTAACCAACGCGTGCTCTCCTTCCCAACATAAAGACATATGCAGTGCACATCAATCAATATGAAACCAACATGAAAACCAAAAACAAATACTAGGAGAGATCTCAAGTAACATCTAGGAATCGGAGTCAGCACTTTCACAGGATTGTGCCTCGCCGCTCTGATGAGAGGGAAAGGTTCTTTGGACGCTAATCTAAATTCTTTAGAATTACTTTTATACTTAATCTTCATTTGTGACAGCGCAgttattaattataattataatattttttgttcctaaattattttatcattgaaAAGTTTGAGCTTCTCTTTTTCCGGAGTCCTCTCCCGGCTTCCATACCTCGCCGCTCACTCCAAAGCCAAGGCCATCGCGATGCGTCCTTCGCCTCTGTTCTAAGGCGGACGATCCCGGAAGACTCCATGGCCTGGGAGCTTCTCCTCTGGCTGTACGCCTTCGCCTCTGTGATTGCTCTCATCGCCCTGACCGCCTATCAGGTGATCTCCAAACCAAATACAACCCTAGCTCGCAGTGCCAAACTAGAAATGTAGAGCCTTCAAATCGAACTATATTTACGTATTTACACCCCAATCTCTCACTGAAACCTTTCAAAACGTTCGGACATACGTTTTATTTTGGTAAGGTTTGGTGTTTACGACTGGTAGAGGGTTTGGAGGAATAATTCTTTCAATTTATGGCATCTTTTAGCAATAGAAGATTGTTTTATGGTGGCTGATTGTGAAAAGTCTCCTTTTTTATGCGCTTTAGTGGAGTTTCTTGGGAACCAGACGAGTGTATTAAAAACTTAATCATGATCTTCTTAGGAACAATGCAAGGACATTCACTTCCTGGAGGCAATATCAGGACACTGTACTTTATATAATCTCCAAAACAGTTATGTGGTCATTAGAACACAAATGAAGCCTTAGATTCgtcttctgttcatcatcaacgtCATTGTATTCCTTTTTTCCTAAAAGGGAAAAAAGGAATTGGATGGGATGTTTTTTAACGCAATGGATGGAATTCTTTGGGTGTGTTTACTGTAGAGGTCTGATAATTTGGGATTTTGCATGTTTTCTGATTCTGAACAATTGGGTGATTGTCTTTGTTGTTAAAATTCATGAAATTTCTGAAGGAATCCGCAGAATCTGAAAGTATACTCGAACATTTTCTTTAAACCCGTGATTTTCCTTCTTCTATGAGGTTATATTCCAAAAGGTGGGGGAAtgatgttattttatttatttttggtggGTGGGGCGGTTGTTGTTGGTCTTGATTTGGATATGATGACATGAGACATGGAACTCACGGATGCATGGGAGGTACCTGTGCCTTGGTCCAGTCTTAAGCAAGGTCCAAAATTTAGGAAACACAAATATAGAAAAGAAACATCTTTAAACTTTAATATACACTTCAGCCTTATTCTATTCAAAAGGTTGCTCTTATCATTAAAAACATTAAGAATTCGATACCAGTTCTAGGAGGTTACAGTCTTCAGTGCATTCTTAACAATATCAAGCTTTTTGTTTTATGTCTTTTCTCACTGTTTGTGCACAGCTTCTATGGAAAGCAATTAGTGGAATAATTAACTAGAGCGTATATTTAGTCCGACCAAAGAGCGTCTGTTTCCCACACCAActtgatttttttctaaaaggttGGTAAACAATATGAAAGTGCAAGATCAAAACGACTCTTTATGAAATATGTTCACTAACTCTTGGAGTTTGTTATACTTTCAGCCCTATTATTGTATTAGAAATACTTTCTTAAAGGGGTTATATCATCTAAGTTTAGTTCTTGCCCGCATTTCACCAAACTTTTTTCTAATTTTAAGAATACAACTGAAGCCTAGCAACCTATCTCCACTTGGCACTGAATTTTGCCACTTTAACATTCCTTTGGACCTGCTCGATGGCTTTCCCTGGATAAAATCATGATTAAATATGTCGGCAACTTGTCTTGTGAAGGTTTGGTGGTTATTTCTTTTTCATACATGCAAATCAgagtgttatttttttttttttaaagaaatttgGATGAATGGAATCATTTTACTTATTTTTTGTTCAtggggtacccaaaatgtgttgaTTTAATGGTGGGTATATACTACTTTTTTCAAGCTGTATCACACTATTGTGAGAAATGAACAAAAATTAGACCAATGTCCCACAACATTGTGCATTGTTATCATCAGCATGAGTCTATTTTCACCTTCATGTCAATTACTAAGATATAGGTTGAGCATTGTTGCCATGCACATTGCAGATGGTTTGTGAAGGTCATGAATTTCTTTAGTGTTCATCATGTCCACCAATAAAATATGTTTTGCATTGTGGATAAAGTAGTTTGCAAGACCTTATTTAACCCTGTTTTCTTAACCAGTAAGCTGTTTTTCCCCTTGATCTTGAGTTTGTAGGGGATTTGGGAGCTAGAGAGTGGGAAAGGTGGGCTTGTCAACTTATGCTGTAGAGCAATCATTCACCAGCTTCAAGCTTTTCCGTGCTCTTGTTTATGAATGTAGAGTGTGGGTGATTTCTtgtagtattcttttataatcCTTTTTACCACCTTCATCCATATGTCATGTTTGGAGGTAGGTTTTGGATGGCAGGTTGCATGTGTGATGGAAGAATCTGATATCTGAAGCAAGTGTGCTATTAGAAGTGGATCCTGGGAAATTGCAGTATTGTGCCTTTGCAGATATCCTACTAACCTATTATGATCAAACCTCATCTTGAACATCAACTATTAATTGATAAAATGCCGCTGATTCTGTTCCCAAGCTTGACATTTATTTATTCAAGTGGGTGACTTAACAATGCATATTTTGATGACAAAAGGGATGCATGTCCTTTCTTCTACCTTTGTTGCAAGCATATCTTGCAAAATATCATCATCTGTTATGACATTTTTTGTAGTAGATTTGAGCATTCGAATCCATATGAAATTGTTGATGCAATATATATCTAAAACTGTGATAGTAGATCAGAACTATTTATCATGTTTAAATTATTTTTACTTGAGATACTCAGAAACTTCTGGTAACAGatataagctcatttcttctAAACAGTATGAGGCTATGAGCATTACAATCATAAGTTCATTAGACTTTATGCATGGAAGGGTACTTATGCAACTTATTATATTATCAAAAGTACCGCAAAAGATAACCTAGGTGAGCGGGGCATCATCTCTGTATAGAGTGACATAGAGATGCCTGTATTAAACTTGGAAAAATTTTGTTACAGTGCATTCACATTATCTTGGAATTCTAAATAAATCAAAAGCCAAAAGATGGAAATGTTTATACGTCAAAAATCTTTTCTTTAAAAGTACTCCTAGAAATTGCGATAgtcttgatcttttctttttttttagaaaaagaaaattatataatttaatataataaggaTGAGACATGGAGCTTTAGCAGCATAAAGTCACATATGGTGCTTTCAAAGGTACCCATCATTAATTAGTTAAGCCCCAAAAAAACTGTCAACATGTTTTTGAGCAAAAAATTGGGGCACGGCCTGTTGCATtttacaaagagtaaaatagaatTAAACAGAATTACAAATGCTTGAGGTCCTCTAGTGAAGATGGATCTTCTAAAAGTCTTATCTAGAGGAAGCAATGTTCATTTTGATTTAAcaggtttttttttcttttccccacAAGTTTTGGGACTGATATTAGGGATTCTGCTACAGTCTACTTTGATTTTGCAGTTTTTTTGCTTAAGCCTCTCACACATACAATTTTGTGCAAGTATGGAGTTTGGGAGTTGATGTCTAGCTTCCACACTGCTCTGTTTGTGCGTGTGTATGTTAGTTTTTTGGTCTCTTTGTGTGTACATGTCTATGTCTGTAACACAATTTGGTATAAGCTTCAAGATTGGTGTTTGATGTCAAGTTTCCACACTGGTTTCACTTAAAACCTCTCTAGTACTTTATTTGATAATTTAATGAATCTAGATGAGTGCAATCTTGATTTTGTTTTTGTTCATGAATGCTGCATAATTGGATTCATTTTATTTGGTTTcctaataccctttgtgtgtgttTTCTGACTGTTGGTGGTAAGAGTGGGATGCTATTCTTTATAGTATTTTATATATTGGCTAATTGTTCTTTTTGTTGACGTTCTTTATTTTGTTTGTCATGGTTGTGAACCAGCTTGTTAACTTATCTGATTTGGAGTTCGACTATATCAACCCGTATGATTCATCATCGTGCATCAATGCTGTTGTCGTTCCAGAGTTCATGGTTCAAGGAATCTTATGTGCTTCTTTCCTCCTAACATGGCATTGGTTTCCATTTCTGATAATGGCACCCATCACTTATTGCCATGTAAACCTGTAAGCATTATCTCTTACCTTTGCTGTTGCATGAATTAAACTTCTTTTAGGCTGTGCGTAGCTACATTTATACATATCTGTTAACTACTAATAAGAATGtggaatttgatatattttcttcAAAGTTTTATGGTTACTTTGCTGATTAAGCACTAGCAGATCCTTAAAGTTGaaaaatttgtattgaaacaCTGCAAGGGAAACCAGTTTATGGCATCCAATATGTGACAGCCAATGCAGCACAACCTTTTCAACATTGTAACATTAGCTGGGCCCTCAAATGAAATATTTTTACATAAAGTAAGGGTGCAGAAATAATCTAATACATGCCTGGTGCCATGATCTGGGTTCTATATTTGGTTTCTCAagccttctttttcttgttctgttAAAATTGCCCAATTGGGATAAAATATGATGGTTGACTGTGATTTAACCATGGTTGAAAATGACTAAAAGTGACAAAATGACCTCAGTAACAATTTTGAAGTCTCGATTAAAATGTACTCAATGTGTGTGGATGTCTTTAGTAATTCATATTGAGCAAGATTTAGTTGCTTATTAATGAATTTGGTGAGAGTGTCACTTGCAAGAGCGTTATGCAGTCAATTCATATTAGTCTGTCATGTTTATGCACATAAAGCTTGCACTGTTGTTTGAGATGTGCTTTGGTAATATCGAAAGAAGAGATGATACATGTTCCTACCTTGGTTGTCACCATAGGAAAGAATCTGTAAGGAGCATGGCACACTTTTGGTGGGGGGCAAACCTGCAAAAGGAGGCCAGCATAAGTCTGTCAAGTTTGTATTTCCAAAATGGAAAAGGAAAACAAAAGAGATTTATTATTGGTGATGAATATTCATTCAGATTCTACAATCTTAAAAATGTACCATAGCATTATGTTTAGGACAATGATTTTCTTATATATTGACATTTTGCCCATACGATATTTTAAACtccattttcttttttatggtggtTTGCAAGCATACTCTTCTGTTATTGTTATTACCAATACTAGTGTTATTAAATTGTAATTTATTGTTTATTAATGACAATAGTATTCAGAATCTGCTAAACCTGCAAACAGGCCCAGTTTAGCCGACCTGAACTCAGTTCTTTTTAATCTAGACTGGACCACCAAACCCATTTGCTGATCTGGTTGGTTCCATAGTAAAGTGGTGACTTGTCCAGTCAATGGATGAGCCTTGGGCCCAGTATATAGCAACCTGAGTGATAGTTTCTTGATGGCCAATTTCATGTACTTAATCACTTAGTTGCTGGTTGGTTGGCAAGTTTTTACTAAAAtaagtttataaaaaaaattaaaatgaatgATCTTTACAAAAATGATTGTTTGGTTGttttccttaaatctgtttgGCTACAGCTAGCAAGCCATAAATACTTGGAAAATGAGTTTTATGAAAAAACAGGTCCTCCCCTCTTTTTCATGAAATGCATTTTACAAAAATCATGTTTTAGAAACAACTAAAACAACTACAAAGCCCCTTAATCACAGGTCTAGTCTAGTTTTGTTGTTCCCTTGTACCTGTGCCCTTATCCCTTCAAACATTTTTCTCCTAATTCCTAGCATTTGGATCTGCAGAGTATGGTTATAACATTGGTTGGAGCAAGCATTCACGAAGAATGAAATGAAGTTTATACCCATGTTTATATTAATTTATGCTTCAAACTATCAGGGGACTTGTTCCTTTAAGCACAGATTTATGTGATGGCGGCATGGGTTATGCTGGCAACTGGCTGGCATAGCATACACTATGCAGAACTCAAAATAAAGGGACTTACAAGCCATCTTTTAGTTAAAAATATATAGTTTAATAGGTGCTGTGCCAACTGATGCTGCTACTAGCCTGGCATGGTGTTTTCTGCCCACCATAGACTGCCATGTGCTGGTACTTGAAACTCCTCTCAAACGGTATTCATCAATAACTCTATCTGACAAAGAGGTTCATGGACATGTCTTAATGCTAGCTCTTAATAGTTCTTTAAACCAGTAACAAGATCTGCTTAAGTTTGCCTATTGGTCATAATCGTTAGAAGGAAGATATAAACATTATGATTAAAAGGGCTTTCTAGACATTTGGCACTGGTTTGCTGTGTATGATTGAATAAAGATTTTTCTGGGAGCGAAAGAAAGAACAAGCTTATCTAGAGTATCTACCAGTAGCCTTAAAGCTTATTTAGAACAGCACAAGATAGCTGCTGGGTTTATGTCCTGTAATACAAATTTTATTGAATGGCAGCAATAATCAATTCTGCCTCTATATCAACCATGCGTGTTGCCTAAGCATGATGTAAAGTTTCTTCTATCTCTATTTGTGCGGTTGGAGAACTGCTTTCCTTTCTTGTCAGGGTTATCTTGACATGGAGATAAGATTACTTGCATGTGTAGATCATAGCTGCAATAGACAAGTTAAAACAAATTTTCAATCAAGGCCTGTTGATTTACTATAGATTTAATGAAATCCAGCCACAACCAGGATGCTGAGCCTGTTCTAACTCAAGCTTGAGCCACCAGAAAGCAAGATTGAAACTTGTCTAGGTTGGCTAGCATTTTGAATATTGGTTGAGAAATTGGACTTTTGTTTGTCTGGAGATCCAGTTAACATTTGATTTGGgactttcttttttcctcttcttaTTGTACAGGCAAGATAATTTCAGGTGTCATAAATATGCCAACTCATATGAGGCTGATCTTGTATCTTTGATTACATTTATGCATACTTCCAATTTCAGTCACTAGTTTTTTTATTCATACTGCAGTCtttttctccttatttttttCAGGTTTATGAATAGGAGACATCTTATAGATGTTACTGAGATCTTTAGATTACTAAATGGAGAAAAGAAGTTCAGAATAATCAAGATCTCTGTCTACTTCAGCATATTCGTGATAGTCATTTACAGGTATGCTTTTACTCAATCTGATTGCTTATATACTGTATTCACCGGAAAGTGATGTGCTTAACAATGTCTAGTTGTTTCATATCAATTGTGAAAGCTATCATTCGCTATTATCTCTGGAAGTTTTTTTCATTATCATGTAATTCCATACGTAATGGATTGTAAGGGACCAGATGGGGATAGATGTTTTAGGGGGTAGAAAGAAAATAAACCAAATGGTCCTTGTGAAGCTCATTGTCACTAGGTGTTTTGATCTCCATGAGAAAGATAGTAACTTAAAGTAGTATTCCAAGATGAATTGTGCTTACATCCCTCTGTAGGTCATGTGGCAGTTTACGTTATCTTTAGTGTCACTAGTGCTGCTTATTGTCCAATCAGTTCATATGAAAGCAGATATTTTGACTTCAATCAGATTCTTTGTGCACTTGGAGTCTTCACATGTTAGATTTGTGCTGGAGGTGGACACTTCCTTGAGATTATTCTAAAGCATTTTTGTTTGGTTTAGCATTTTTGCTCAGATATGAAGTTTATTTTTTGAGTATATTACGACATATATTTTGGGGACACATAACTTGAGATCCATGGGCTTTTGTTGGGCCTTGGGAACAAGGATCGAACTGTCTGTGCTCCTATTCCTGCTTTCATTTCCCACTCCAGTCGAAATTATGTTGGGCATAACATTCATTATTCCAGTCTATGCTTCTGGTCTTTTAAGGTTTTGAGGACTTTGAACGCTTTCAAACATATTCTCTTGCCAATGAGGGGCCTTTGCTCGTGGTAGATTTCGATAAGGTAACAGATTTCATTATTGCTTCTCCAATCAGTTTTCATCCATCTTAATCTCAGAGTGCCAAAAGAAATTTCTAAAGGCATCCATTGTATTCTAGCATATATTAATAATAGGACGAGTATTTTTGTGTTTTATTCAAGGTATCACTTCTTTATACACATACTAGTGCATCGTTTTCTTTAGTTCTGATAACTTCAGACTTCAATTGTTTCACTTATAGCTGCAGTTCACAGAACACATGTTTGGAGCATTGGTTTGGTTATCAGTTTGATATATGTTGACTTCCAAATCTTTTGCAGGCTTGTGATGTCTGCTGTTCTCTTACTTATGGATGAAGGTTTTGGTTCTCTGGAATCTGGGATTTTTTAAGATTCTCGAGTTGAGATTGTCAGGTACTCATCTTCTTGCATTTGTGATGGATTTGGCTAGGTCTATTGTGCATGGAAAGGAAGTTTCTTTTGGTCTGTACCTGCAGTGCATGTGAAACATGGTGATGTGTGCCAGTGGCTTGATTATACTGTTTTTCTTCAATTGCTTACTTGAAATGTACTGCCTGCCTGCATCTCAAATTTGTTTTTGTTGCACTAGTGTCCATCTGAATCTTCCTTTGCCACCGTGCAGTGGAGCTGAATCTCATCCATCCTTGTGATATTTAGCAGCATATTATTTTAGTTTCTAAGCATGGGACGTTTTAATGCAAATAAAATTCTAGCCATCCTACTTTTTTGTTGGTGGTACTGAATGAGACTAGGCAAAAACAAAATTTGCCTGACTACTGCAAACAAGCCTTACAAGCCAAAAGCGGAGCTTATGTTATTTGACAGAACTAGTTAAATGATGTGGTACACCATGCATTTTTATTCATAGATTTTGATATGCAAGGCTTCAAACTTGTTATGATGGCTTGAACTCTTTGCAATATAAGAAGGTACTTTGAAGAATAAAGTACAAACTTTTTTTAAAGTGTTTCGAAGTGGTTATAgtgttaaagaaaaaaatatatcacaAGGTATATCCATTGATACTCCTCAGTAAGAAAAGGCATGCATACAGGGAAGTGTgatgctatatttaaagaaaataGTTAAAAGTTCATTAATATTACTAAATTACAGAAGAGTAAATAAATGGTGATATCAGTTTTCGAAACCTGCATTTTGTATGTATAGATATAATCATCTGCAAACTTTCTTCTGATCAATTTGGGTCAGAGTAATTGATCCTTCTTTTTGCATCTGTTCCTATACAAGCAGAAAATCATTTGAGTTTGAGACGTGTCTTTTAGCTATCTTTGAAGCACGTCACACTAATTTCTTCAGTGTCTTTGTTTGCCTCCCTCTCTTTTCCCTACCTTAAACCTGAATTGCCAATTGCCTTTACTAGAGCTGTCTGTGCTCTGTTATGCACTAACTAGTACAAACCTTGTTTGGTAATATTTTTGTACTTCATTCTATGTTGGCACTTGGCACCACTGACCTCTCTTAAGACACATTTCAGCTCTGGTATTCCTCATTTACTGTAAACCCAACTCGTCATCCTTGCTATGTTATGCACATCTAACACCTGTGGACATGTAGGAATGGCTAACTTAGGTGTATACAGGTGCTGAAATGCATGGTAAAGCATGACTTAGTGATCCATCCGTTGATTACTGCATACATTTTCCATAGCACCTTAGAGTTTTGTAGACTTCTACCTATGCTTCTAGCGATTGTTGAATAAATGGTTTTTCAACCAGACAATTTCTTATTGTACCTTTGTTTGAAGGTACCAAAACCAACTGACTTTTGATCGATGTATTGTAATGCATCTAGAACATATGCATAATAGTGTATCATCACTTGCATCACTCACCATGCATTTTAGCATATAGGGCAAGCATAGACACACATAAAAACATGTACTTAAAATGCCCATTCCTGCATGACTTCATATTCCAAagctttgatctttgattctaaagcACTATGTTATCTGAAAGGGCAATAAGAGATTTCTAATGTGCATGGATAGAAGACTGTTGCCTCTTAATCCGAACCTGAAGGATGATCAAAGATGAGTTTCCTTGACTGAATGGCCTGATCATGAAGTGATTGCTATTAGTGCTTTCTATCTTTGTGCTTCTAAAAATCAGTCCTATTTGAAATGAGCTAATACCACACGGGGACACCTTAGATTTATAAATCAGTCAAATTGTTCGGACTATGTCTCTTGAATTTTGAGGCCTGTGTTGCTTGTTTACTTCTTCATCATCCCTTTTGTCATGATAGTAGTAAATTCATAACTGTATCTCGAGCATTTGGAGTTCTAGATGAATAAAGTTTAATCACTATTCTGCAGGACTTCCATGCTTTATCCTAGAGAATCCTCATTTCCTCATTTACAGAAATCTGGTATGTGACTACTGGAGCCACCATCACTTGGGGGTGTTGTCAGCTATTTTGTACACTATTGAGAGAAACAACCAAAATTGATGACAGGCCGCATTTGACGTAATATAGAATGTGTTCTTGTATGAAATTAGTATTTAATTTTTTGTTGTTTTGAACCATTACAATTTTGCACATTTTGATGGTTATGTTTGATTTTGTTGCTGCTTCATCTTCAAACTCATGAAACGCAAAGCTTATTTAGCCAAGAAGATTGTTCAAGATGTTGATCATAGAGTTCTTGTTTCTTCATTTTTTGGTCCATAACAAAATCATGTTAAACAGCAGATCATATCATGTTGGTTCCATATTTTTGCTCATCAATCTCATATTTGCTTTTCCCTCAAGTGCTGCTCCTGCTTGCAGATGGCAAAGTGGGTCTGATGAAGGTCAGACTTTGTGATCTGGAACGTTGCAGGCTGCCGCTGGGAGAGGAGGGCCAGCCGGGCGTGTACGGGGCCGAGCGAGGGATGATGTTTTGGAGAGATTCTAATTTCTCAAAGGGAGAGATTATAGAgaagagaagtggagggataagGAAGTAATTAGCATCCCCAATCTCTAATCTTATAATGCTAAGACTGTGTACTGTACAGTAATTTTTTCGGAGGGATATTTAAGGGGCATATATTTGTCTCAATTATTTTCGGTAATCTGGTTGCCGGGTCTGGTACAAATAGAGGGTAAGGAGCTTGGCTGTAATTTTGATGTTCTACAAGGGGTTATATATAAAAGGACCTTGTTATGTATGAACTAGTTCCGGCAACGCGCCCGCGGCAACTAGTTGAAATATAAGACCGGGTGTTTACTACTCTATCAAGCACGTTGCAACTGTAAAAACATCCACATTCCTTAAAGATAATTTGGAAATAATTATGCTTCATGTACCTCAGCACAAACTAGATTGTTTGCTTGACCACTAGaggtaaaatttgaaatttggcccCTAAAAATCACCCAGATATCGCAAAAATCCGTTTTGGCATCGTTTTGGTTATACTCAGGACGAAGCAGCAGTCCTTCGGAAAATAAGGGTGCAGTTTAAATGCTATATGCCTATATACACTGAAGCCTAAGCACACCTATTGAAGAGTTGTCAGATGTTGACCCAGAGATCAGGAATGCACATTCCGCCTGGTTAGCCCATGGGCCATCTAATGTATCTCACATTCCTTCTGTTGGGCTTTACTGGCTTAAAGCATTGAGCAATTCTTCGTGCACAAGGTGTGGTGCAGCAAAATTGATATGGATCATACCGTTTGATCATATTAGACCATGTAGTGTATTTAATAATAAAACAAATATTTAAtgccactctttttttttttgtcaaattttttttgatgaaaatatttttttccctcTGTAGAACAAAGAAAGATTAATACTATTCTTTCctgatgccttatatgacttcctgtgagtatatataatatcataaataatatatataattttttatatatttatatgacttcatatatctgtatataacatcttgaataatatatatagtttcCTGATGTCTTATACaacttcctgtgaatatatatgatattttgaataatatatataattttctgtgtatttatatgatatcctgaatgaTATATGTGGTTTAATactttatatgactttctatgaatatatatgatattttaaataatatatataattttttataaatatatatgattttttgatatctTATATAATCTTTTGTCAATACATATGATATCctcaataatatatatgattttttgtgaatatatatgacttctcgtGTCTTTATATGATATCTTGTTGGTTATTATAACTTTCTAatgttttatataattttttgttggTTATAATAACTAACAGGATATCATATAAATATACGAAAAGTTATATATATggtttaggatgtcatatatattgacaaaaagttatataaggcatcagaaagccatatatattgttcaggatattatatatattcacatgaaGTCATACAAGacatcagaaagtcatatatattgttcaaaatatcatataaagatgcaaaaagtcatatatattgttcaggatgacatatatattcataaaaaatcatataagacatcgtgaagtaataatattattttttttttgttctacagagagaaaagatattttcatcaaaaaaatctaatgaaaaaaaaaatgaatgacatTAAATATCTGTCCTATTATTAATTATGCTACATGATCCAATATAATCGGATAGTGTGCTCCACATCAATTTTGCTACACTgcatgtggtgcacaaaaaattactttaaagtATTTATCTTGAGCTAGTGTCAAATAGAGGTTGGGCTAC
The DNA window shown above is from Elaeis guineensis isolate ETL-2024a chromosome 8, EG11, whole genome shotgun sequence and carries:
- the LOC105050234 gene encoding protein cornichon homolog 2 yields the protein MAWELLLWLYAFASVIALIALTAYQLVNLSDLEFDYINPYDSSSCINAVVVPEFMVQGILCASFLLTWHWFPFLIMAPITYCHVNLFMNRRHLIDVTEIFRLLNGEKKFRIIKISVYFSIFVIVIYRLVMSAVLLLMDEGFGSLESGIF